A window of the Miscanthus floridulus cultivar M001 chromosome 14, ASM1932011v1, whole genome shotgun sequence genome harbors these coding sequences:
- the LOC136503732 gene encoding small polypeptide DEVIL 11-like, giving the protein MEMCLDEKWKLSSSSKKGSRRSAAVAPATSEASPRGRTSSTGPAARSVVPGRLASLVKEQGARFYIMRRCVTMLVCWRD; this is encoded by the coding sequence ATGGAGATGTGCTTGGATGAGAAGTGGAAGCTATCGAGCAGCTCAAAGAAGGGGAGCCGGAggtcggcggcggtggcgccggcGACCAGCGAGGCGAGCCCGAGGGGCCGCACATCATCGACGGGGCCCGCCGCCCGGTCTGTAGTTCCGGGGCGGCTGGCGAGCCTGGTGAAGGAGCAGGGGGCCAGGTTCTACATCATGCGCCGCTGCGTCACCATGCTCGTGTGCTGGAGGGACTAG
- the LOC136504387 gene encoding uncharacterized protein, with protein sequence MNINANSGILLYEKMEGYTLWVATGVALAFFASLECCSCIHLHTIEEEEDGSHDEDPEETKDRPLMFSCPDALPEYYYNRSASSVSFAKM encoded by the coding sequence ATGAACATCAACGCGAACAGTGGCATCCTGTTGTACGAGAAGATGGAGGGGTACAcgctgtgggtggccacgggcGTGGCATTGGCCTTCTTTGCCTCCCTAGAGTGCTGCTCCTGCATCCACCTCCACAccatcgaggaggaagaggacggcAGCCATGACGAGGACCCCGAGGAGACCAAGGACCGCCCGCTCATGTTCTCCTGCCCTGACGCCCTCCCCGAGTACTACTACAACCGGTCcgcgtcctctgtctccttcgccaAGATGTGA